One window of Athalia rosae chromosome 2, iyAthRosa1.1, whole genome shotgun sequence genomic DNA carries:
- the LOC105684947 gene encoding ornithine decarboxylase-like isoform X4: MREIASVMENGVTGDQIIFANTAKMNSHMIFAKRVGVEMLTVDGEPELHKIKSVFPEAKIVIRFRCDSASSGATFSKKFGCDAVDDAPKLVKLSKEMGLNIHGFCFHVGTQSADPDAFARGIKICVGLIEYSRSLGFKDANLIDIGGGFPDEDGLVSIDKFAEVINKALENVDPSIKVISEPGRYVVTSAITLATFILGKNIAVDEENETRYTYYINDGLFNSFMTKMMQIQEFLPIPMTLFRESSTGDAKCSTIYGQTATKGDCVVEDCLLPELNVGEMLIWPKKGAYALAGVRKVFNIPRPIVFHYAKKSFWAQHKSVFQYNLKKKMIEC, translated from the exons ATG CGCGAGATTGCTTCTGTAATGGAGAATGGAGTAACGGGTGAccaaataatttttgcaaacaCTGCAAAAATGAATTCGCATATGATATTTGCCAAAAGGGTAGGGGTGGAAATGCTCACCGTAGACGGTGAGCCGGaattacataaaataaaaagtgtttTCCCCGAAGCTAA GATCGTCATTCGATTTCGCTGTGACTCTGCATCTTCCGGCGCAACTTTCAGTAAGAAATTCGGATGCGACGCCGTCGATGATGCGCCAAAATTAGTGAAACTATCTAAGGAAATGGGGCTGAATATCCAcggtttttgttttcacgtAGGGACTCAGAGTGCCGATCCGGATGCTTTTGCTCGCGGTATAAAAATCTGCGTAGGATTGatcgagtattcgagatcttTGGGTTTTAAAGATGCCAATCTTATCGACATTGGCGGCGGATTCCCCGATGAGGATGGGCTGGTATCAATCGACAAG TTCGCCGAGGTGATAAACAAAGCTCTGGAAAATGTAGATCCGTCGATCAAAGTGATCAGTGAGCCTGGGAGGTATGTTGTTACGTCAGCGATTACGCTTGCTACTTTTATTCTTGGAAAAAACATTGCGGTTGACGAGGAAAATGAAACtagatatacgtattacataaaTGACGgtcttttcaattcattcatGACAAAGATGATGCAAATACAAGAGTTCTTACCAATTCCGATGACACTCTTTCGTGAG TCCTCCACCGGTGATGCAAAATGCAGCACAATTTACGGTCAAACTGCAACGAAGGGTGATTGCGTTGTAGAGGATTGTCTTTTGCCCGAATTAAACGTTGGCGAAATGTTGATCTGGCCGAAGAAAGGCGCTTACGCTCTTGCTGGCGTACGCAAGGTTTTCAATATTCCTCGGCCCATTGTATTCCATTACGCCAAGAAGAGCTTTTG GGCTCAACACAAAAGCGTTTTTCAGTATAATctcaaaaaaaagatgatcgaGTGTTGA
- the LOC105684947 gene encoding ornithine decarboxylase-like isoform X2, whose translation MADDDIVLTEYFKEVRVIDEATEKLDIIKELVENKDDDDPFYICDIGDIVQKYENLVLKMPRVVPFYAVKCNPDPTVLKAMAAMNASYDCASQREIASVMENGVTGDQIIFANTAKMNSHMIFAKRVGVEMLTVDGEPELHKIKSVFPEAKIVIRFRCDSASSGATFRTQSADPDAFARGIKICVGLIEYSRSLGFKDANLIDIGGGFPDEDGLVSIDKFAEVINKALENVDPSIKVISEPGRYVVTSAITLATFILGKNIAVDEENETRYTYYINDGLFNSFMTKMMQIQEFLPIPMTLFRESSTGDAKCSTIYGQTATKGDCVVEDCLLPELNVGEMLIWPKKGAYALAGVRKVFNIPRPIVFHYAKKSFWAQHKSVFQYNLKKKMIEC comes from the exons ATGGCTGACGACGATATTGTTCTTACGGAGTACTTCAAAGAAGTAAGAGTGATTGACGAAGCAACGGAAAAATTAGACATCATCAAAGAATTGGTAGAGAACAAAGATGACGATGATCCTTTTTATATTTGTGACATTGGCGATATTGTGCAGAAGTACGAAAATTTGGTTTTAAAAATGCCAAGAGTTGTGCCATTCTACG CTGTGAAATGTAATCCTGACCCTACTGTATTAAAGGCAATGGCTGCTATGAATGCTTCTTACGATTGCGCGTCTCAG CGCGAGATTGCTTCTGTAATGGAGAATGGAGTAACGGGTGAccaaataatttttgcaaacaCTGCAAAAATGAATTCGCATATGATATTTGCCAAAAGGGTAGGGGTGGAAATGCTCACCGTAGACGGTGAGCCGGaattacataaaataaaaagtgtttTCCCCGAAGCTAA GATCGTCATTCGATTTCGCTGTGACTCTGCATCTTCCGGCGCAACTTTCA GGACTCAGAGTGCCGATCCGGATGCTTTTGCTCGCGGTATAAAAATCTGCGTAGGATTGatcgagtattcgagatcttTGGGTTTTAAAGATGCCAATCTTATCGACATTGGCGGCGGATTCCCCGATGAGGATGGGCTGGTATCAATCGACAAG TTCGCCGAGGTGATAAACAAAGCTCTGGAAAATGTAGATCCGTCGATCAAAGTGATCAGTGAGCCTGGGAGGTATGTTGTTACGTCAGCGATTACGCTTGCTACTTTTATTCTTGGAAAAAACATTGCGGTTGACGAGGAAAATGAAACtagatatacgtattacataaaTGACGgtcttttcaattcattcatGACAAAGATGATGCAAATACAAGAGTTCTTACCAATTCCGATGACACTCTTTCGTGAG TCCTCCACCGGTGATGCAAAATGCAGCACAATTTACGGTCAAACTGCAACGAAGGGTGATTGCGTTGTAGAGGATTGTCTTTTGCCCGAATTAAACGTTGGCGAAATGTTGATCTGGCCGAAGAAAGGCGCTTACGCTCTTGCTGGCGTACGCAAGGTTTTCAATATTCCTCGGCCCATTGTATTCCATTACGCCAAGAAGAGCTTTTG GGCTCAACACAAAAGCGTTTTTCAGTATAATctcaaaaaaaagatgatcgaGTGTTGA
- the LOC105684947 gene encoding ornithine decarboxylase-like isoform X1 translates to MADDDIVLTEYFKEVRVIDEATEKLDIIKELVENKDDDDPFYICDIGDIVQKYENLVLKMPRVVPFYAVKCNPDPTVLKAMAAMNASYDCASQREIASVMENGVTGDQIIFANTAKMNSHMIFAKRVGVEMLTVDGEPELHKIKSVFPEAKIVIRFRCDSASSGATFSKKFGCDAVDDAPKLVKLSKEMGLNIHGFCFHVGTQSADPDAFARGIKICVGLIEYSRSLGFKDANLIDIGGGFPDEDGLVSIDKFAEVINKALENVDPSIKVISEPGRYVVTSAITLATFILGKNIAVDEENETRYTYYINDGLFNSFMTKMMQIQEFLPIPMTLFRESSTGDAKCSTIYGQTATKGDCVVEDCLLPELNVGEMLIWPKKGAYALAGVRKVFNIPRPIVFHYAKKSFWAQHKSVFQYNLKKKMIEC, encoded by the exons ATGGCTGACGACGATATTGTTCTTACGGAGTACTTCAAAGAAGTAAGAGTGATTGACGAAGCAACGGAAAAATTAGACATCATCAAAGAATTGGTAGAGAACAAAGATGACGATGATCCTTTTTATATTTGTGACATTGGCGATATTGTGCAGAAGTACGAAAATTTGGTTTTAAAAATGCCAAGAGTTGTGCCATTCTACG CTGTGAAATGTAATCCTGACCCTACTGTATTAAAGGCAATGGCTGCTATGAATGCTTCTTACGATTGCGCGTCTCAG CGCGAGATTGCTTCTGTAATGGAGAATGGAGTAACGGGTGAccaaataatttttgcaaacaCTGCAAAAATGAATTCGCATATGATATTTGCCAAAAGGGTAGGGGTGGAAATGCTCACCGTAGACGGTGAGCCGGaattacataaaataaaaagtgtttTCCCCGAAGCTAA GATCGTCATTCGATTTCGCTGTGACTCTGCATCTTCCGGCGCAACTTTCAGTAAGAAATTCGGATGCGACGCCGTCGATGATGCGCCAAAATTAGTGAAACTATCTAAGGAAATGGGGCTGAATATCCAcggtttttgttttcacgtAGGGACTCAGAGTGCCGATCCGGATGCTTTTGCTCGCGGTATAAAAATCTGCGTAGGATTGatcgagtattcgagatcttTGGGTTTTAAAGATGCCAATCTTATCGACATTGGCGGCGGATTCCCCGATGAGGATGGGCTGGTATCAATCGACAAG TTCGCCGAGGTGATAAACAAAGCTCTGGAAAATGTAGATCCGTCGATCAAAGTGATCAGTGAGCCTGGGAGGTATGTTGTTACGTCAGCGATTACGCTTGCTACTTTTATTCTTGGAAAAAACATTGCGGTTGACGAGGAAAATGAAACtagatatacgtattacataaaTGACGgtcttttcaattcattcatGACAAAGATGATGCAAATACAAGAGTTCTTACCAATTCCGATGACACTCTTTCGTGAG TCCTCCACCGGTGATGCAAAATGCAGCACAATTTACGGTCAAACTGCAACGAAGGGTGATTGCGTTGTAGAGGATTGTCTTTTGCCCGAATTAAACGTTGGCGAAATGTTGATCTGGCCGAAGAAAGGCGCTTACGCTCTTGCTGGCGTACGCAAGGTTTTCAATATTCCTCGGCCCATTGTATTCCATTACGCCAAGAAGAGCTTTTG GGCTCAACACAAAAGCGTTTTTCAGTATAATctcaaaaaaaagatgatcgaGTGTTGA
- the LOC105684947 gene encoding ornithine decarboxylase-like isoform X3, with protein MTMILFIFVTLAILCRTVKCNPDPTVLKAMAAMNASYDCASQREIASVMENGVTGDQIIFANTAKMNSHMIFAKRVGVEMLTVDGEPELHKIKSVFPEAKIVIRFRCDSASSGATFSKKFGCDAVDDAPKLVKLSKEMGLNIHGFCFHVGTQSADPDAFARGIKICVGLIEYSRSLGFKDANLIDIGGGFPDEDGLVSIDKFAEVINKALENVDPSIKVISEPGRYVVTSAITLATFILGKNIAVDEENETRYTYYINDGLFNSFMTKMMQIQEFLPIPMTLFRESSTGDAKCSTIYGQTATKGDCVVEDCLLPELNVGEMLIWPKKGAYALAGVRKVFNIPRPIVFHYAKKSFWAQHKSVFQYNLKKKMIEC; from the exons ATGACGATGATCCTTTTTATATTTGTGACATTGGCGATATTGTGCAGAA CTGTGAAATGTAATCCTGACCCTACTGTATTAAAGGCAATGGCTGCTATGAATGCTTCTTACGATTGCGCGTCTCAG CGCGAGATTGCTTCTGTAATGGAGAATGGAGTAACGGGTGAccaaataatttttgcaaacaCTGCAAAAATGAATTCGCATATGATATTTGCCAAAAGGGTAGGGGTGGAAATGCTCACCGTAGACGGTGAGCCGGaattacataaaataaaaagtgtttTCCCCGAAGCTAA GATCGTCATTCGATTTCGCTGTGACTCTGCATCTTCCGGCGCAACTTTCAGTAAGAAATTCGGATGCGACGCCGTCGATGATGCGCCAAAATTAGTGAAACTATCTAAGGAAATGGGGCTGAATATCCAcggtttttgttttcacgtAGGGACTCAGAGTGCCGATCCGGATGCTTTTGCTCGCGGTATAAAAATCTGCGTAGGATTGatcgagtattcgagatcttTGGGTTTTAAAGATGCCAATCTTATCGACATTGGCGGCGGATTCCCCGATGAGGATGGGCTGGTATCAATCGACAAG TTCGCCGAGGTGATAAACAAAGCTCTGGAAAATGTAGATCCGTCGATCAAAGTGATCAGTGAGCCTGGGAGGTATGTTGTTACGTCAGCGATTACGCTTGCTACTTTTATTCTTGGAAAAAACATTGCGGTTGACGAGGAAAATGAAACtagatatacgtattacataaaTGACGgtcttttcaattcattcatGACAAAGATGATGCAAATACAAGAGTTCTTACCAATTCCGATGACACTCTTTCGTGAG TCCTCCACCGGTGATGCAAAATGCAGCACAATTTACGGTCAAACTGCAACGAAGGGTGATTGCGTTGTAGAGGATTGTCTTTTGCCCGAATTAAACGTTGGCGAAATGTTGATCTGGCCGAAGAAAGGCGCTTACGCTCTTGCTGGCGTACGCAAGGTTTTCAATATTCCTCGGCCCATTGTATTCCATTACGCCAAGAAGAGCTTTTG GGCTCAACACAAAAGCGTTTTTCAGTATAATctcaaaaaaaagatgatcgaGTGTTGA